caatttttcaatttttgcattcattcattcaattTTCATTCATTCAATTTTTGAATTGTCATTTTATCGCTAAATCAAATTTcgcgcaaaaaatatttctcagACTCAGTTCAAGTCGTTATGTGTCAGTAGATTCTCACCTTTCTTAACATTTTTAATCgtcttttaagaaaatattaaaacaacaaatcgaatattttcttaataaaCAATATACATTTTCCGTCGATATCTGACGGGTCGGCAATGAAAAGAAACTTGAAACAATTCAAAATctctagaaaaacaaaaatcgaGGGAAGCAATCCTTTGTTTTTCCCAGAGAAAAAGGGTCAAGATAAGGAACACTTCCCCTTAGACAGAAACACTTCCCCTTAGACAGAAACACCTCCCCTTAGACAGAAACACCTCCCCTTAGACAGGAACACTTCCCCTTAGACAGGAACTCTTCCCCTTAGACAGGAACACTTCCCCTTAGACAGGAACACTTCCCCTTAGACAGGAACACTTCCCCTTAGACAGGAACACTTCCCCTTAGACAGGAACACTTCCCCTTAGACAGGAACACTTCCCCTTAGACAGGAACACCTCCCCTTAGACAGGAACACCTCCCCTTAGACAGGAACACCTCCCCTTAGACAGGAACACCTCCCCTTAGACAGGAACACTTCCCCTTAGACAGGAACACCTCCCCTTAGACAGGAACGCTTCCCCTTAGACAGGAACGCTTCCCCTTAGACAGGAACACTTCCCCTTAGCCAGGAACACTTCCCCTTAGACAGGAACACTTCCCCTTAGACAGGAACACTTCCCCTTAGACAGGaacatttccccttttttttcaaaaaaggaCATGCATTTTCAAAGGGGCTTTATTATAATTCATTTTAATTCCCCACTTACTCCACACAACTCAAATGGACTCTTGGTCTATGAATCggatattttcctagttttTCAGTCTATTTTTCTAGCATATAAGGAGTGCATAAACCTATTACAATTGTACTGCATGAATACACGTGATCCGTTACTTCACTGGTaccaaataaataacaatagtTTTGCCATTTATTCGGATTTCCTGTGGTTGACCGTGAAGGGTCAAATTACcgaccacagggtacccgaatAGACCAATACCACAGAAAACCTGGATAGGACGTCTAGTTTTGATGATCGTATACCTCAAATTTGAGGACCGTCCCACTTTTTTCGTGATTAGTTTGCGAATATATCACCCATTGGCATCCACATATTCTTACACTCGACCGAATTGATCAAAAATTCCTCTCCCTGACCCTGCTGGGAGTCCAGCCACTTGCGCGCGCATCCGTAACTGACCCACGTCCGCTTGACATTGACTGCAGACGCGTACTCGACAAACTTGCTGCCCTCGGCTGAGCCGAAGTACCACATTGCCTGGACGTCTTGGTGTTCTGCAAGGTATTTAGTGAGGTGGTCCCTGTCACCTGTTACAATGTTGACGACCCCGGCGGGGAGATCGGAGGTGTCGAATACCTATAAAAAGAGGGGTAAGGGCGTAAAGAAGCTAAGAAAGAAGGCAGCATGTCCATAGAAAAGACCGATGGCAtaggcgaaaaaaaaaatgaaaaatgcgCATTGACATCAGTCATAGTATACGGACTGCTCCCacgcagtttatttttatcttgatttttattttcagtgtGAGtaaaggccctgtcacacgtacgttttttctcttgcgacctgtctcgcaaaaaaaaattgttgcaggtcgcacgcgCATTGTTTTGCGTGTGACACCCACTTTGcaacttgttttgcatttctcaaagTCGCACAAAAAGTAGAACGctcttctactttctgcaacaaattgtttcaagtcGCAAGAAAAAACttcacgtgtgacagggcgcgtgcgacctgcaacaatgtttttgcgagacaagccgcaagagaAAAGAacgtacgtgtgacagggccttaAGTACGTCCGCACTGTCACTAAGGGCTTAACCACGGGCTGGCTTTCCCAGCGGAACattcatttcttttattttgatttaatgACAAGCGGTGAATGACGGGAAAATAGAGCATTTAAAGAGTTTCAGAACTGAATGACAAGAAAATGGAAGATGCGGGCGTTATAAAGCaggccaagggggggggggatggaagATCGTCACATTCTATTTCACGATTGGATAAAAAACATTTCGTcatagataataataataatgattaccCGTGGCTGGAATATATGTTAAGTTGAACTCCTACGAggagttttgaaatttttaaatCGTATCTTATAGGTCAAACATGAAAATTTCAGGCAAAAACACACGGCTTCCTTTATATTTTATGCTCCATTTCCAGCAGTCGCAAGGCCAAAACGATTCACGTAGTAGTTATTTCCAGCCCTGTTATCGCACGCGCATCAATTACCTGATACATATCTGCGGCAACCACCGGATACTTCTCGCTGGGCACAATCACCACTGTGTTTCCGCGGATTATAGCCGGCGCCAGTAGCGATACGAACGCAAGGAGAGGGCATTCATCCGGGCAAGCGATGCCTATGACGCCTACGGGTTCGTGGATCTTTACTGTCGCCCCGTAAAAAGGGGTTTCCTTAAAAAGCAATGGTTATAATGATTTATGATTTATAAGGCTTCTACCACTATTACACATATGAAATAGCGGTAAGGTTGACACAACAGAGCACAGCTCCaactcaagtgtaacctcggttagtaagcactgtcactgggggtggtcactgccagagggtttattgcgtccccagtggttcttttacgtcccttcggttcaggtttagtgtagtacagcttgaagagacgggacctccggtttagtgtccttatccgagaagactggaaacacgggagaataacttcaactcacttgtgacaaattcgattcaaggcagggacccggaaaaatccccagtttgagccaggattcgaacctgggccacagcggtgagaggccgacgcgctaacacactaggccacccgtgctttcatttataaaaaaacatcgcCTGTTTTATCTGATATCACGCGTCGAAAGTCTGAAAAACAGACTAAGCATAAAATATGGTAGGTCTATAACTAAACGAAGAAAAAAGTTTTGATCAACAGAAAGGAGAAGTTCTTTCTGTGCGTGCAGAGAGGTAGCCTACTACGCAGGCATCTCGGGTGTTTTTTTGGACATTTTCaattgggattcctgtggtactATTCATGGAGGGAGGGGAAGTGCCTTAATTTGTCTTATCCCATTTGTCCTACTAACCTGGACGGTTCCCCCGAACTTATCCGCATAAGCGCCGTAGTAGAAGAGCCGTTGTATTGAAGCGTCCACTTCTGCTTTACACTCGTCCAATGATTGGCCGGTCATATCCGATATTCGGGCCGCTACCTCAGCACGCCTCATTTCTAAGTTTTCGGCCAAGTAGTACACTATCTGCGCTCTGTTGTGAGCTGCTCTTTTACCCCACCTgtaaaaaataccatttctcaCTGCATGACGAATGGTGAACTGTGGTTGATCACACAGTTAAAAAGGTTGTCGAACAGCGAAGGCCAGTATAGGAAATAATGGATTACAATTTTGTTTAgcgttttttgtttaaaatcatcgcagattgttacgtaatcgatcGGGTGTAAACTgatgataatgcggctttaaacaaGCTTTGTAAACATGGGTAAATCGGTGTGAGGCAACTATGTAATATTTAGCTGCTTTTGGCTCTTGAATACCTTATTATAGGAAAATCCGCGTTAATTAAATATACCTTAATTAAGTTAAGTGTTTATTTAATAAACGTTAATTAATAAACGTAATTTAATAAACGTTAATTAATATTGAATGTTATCAAAGatcgaaaacaaaattcaacgACTTCTAAAACAATATGTTTATTAATAAGAAGCTTCACATAGTGTTTAATGGTCTCCTTGGTTTGGCTCGTCATTACTTTTGGCATCAGAAAAGTATTTCCGAGCAAGAAATGAAGAAGTAAATGCTGCCATCTTTGGATCCGCGTTAATTTAGTTTATCTGAACACGTTAATTCGCGTTAATTTAGTTTATCTGGACACGTTAATTCGCGTTAATTTCACTTATTTTGATTCAAATTGTGCAAAAATTCGCGATAATTTGGTACGCGTACATTTAATAGACTTTAATATCTACCAGCGTTAATTTCCTATAATGACCGATTCTGACCAGTAAAGGTTTAAAATGGGTTAATACATGACATCGTACCCTGATGCCGCCTTATGTGCTGCTTCCACTGCCTCTCTGATGTCCTTCCTGTTGCCATCTGCCACTTGTGCTATCACCTCCCCGGAGGGGTTCAGGATTGGTCTTGAGTAGTTGCCATCAGGTCGCTTCTGGGCTCCTCCGATGTACATCTTGTAGGTGTGGTCGATGCTGACACAAACGCATTAGAGATCAatccaaaaagaaaacagaaaaaaaggaaagaaaaaaaatattaaataaaaatatcaatatacatatatatatatatatatatatatatatatacatattatTTAGGTCTCTATATTTCCCTTTTCTTTTCcattctttttaaataaatgaacAGCTCAATAGCTTCCCGCCTCGACAAGCTATGCTTTTTGTGGGAATGCTCGCCCATATATGTAAACTttgaacaaagaaaataaataaaaagtgtgTGTTGTAAAAGTGTGTTGTTGTTATCCAAGAAGTGATCACATTACGATGAATGACAGAGGGATGCTTTCTATTGTATTAACTTTTGCGCATGGATGTTTGTGTCATTATGGCAGGAGGTCAATTTAAGTCCAATCCGTAGATGGGAAATGGTGGGGTAGGTGAGGGTTGGGAGTGTTGGAGATCTAAggggtcgtccacactaacacggattcaaaagtatccggattcgtttCGCCGAAAACGCATCACTTGATTCGCGTCCACACTATCGTTTTCGCATCGTGTTGGCCTGGATccagccgtccacactaacacggattcacacacgtttgaaaacgctgaaaggtacgggtgacgtcatttttatgatatACGCATGCTTAAAGCAGCGCGCGCCTGCGATATGACGCCAcctttttcattttgatacggattCGACCGTCCAGACTACGGAgcaaagtatacggattcatttttttttttattattcactTTCGACAGCGTTTtaaaaagtatccggattcgctggatccagcgcgcgtgttagtgtggacggaaggcctaaacgtataaaaaagtatacggactcaaacgaatccgtgttagtgtggacggaaagcctaaaagtataaaaaagtatacggactcaaacgaatccgtgttagtgtggacgggcCCTAAGTCCCCTGGATCCGCCACTGGAACACCATTTATATGATTCTGTAGCCAATGTTCAGTACAACGTGTATGATCGTGTACGGAAAAAAGTAAacggattcaaacgaatccgtgttagtgtggacgggcCCTAAGTCCCCTGGATCCGCCACTGGAACACCATTTATATGATTCTGTAGCCAATTTTCAGTACAACGTGTATGATCGGTTGTTTGTGAGAGCCCCACCTTGGCAACGGATGACCTTCCAAGGATCCTGTTTCAGCAGCTTTGATGGGATAAGTGTTAGGATTGAGTACAGTCTTAGGGACAGTAGCACCAAACGTTTTGACATCGTAACTGCCGATCTGAGGGCGTGGCCTCTCCTGCCACGTCGGGCAGACATACTCGTACAAGCCCTGCAGAGAATGAATAAAGGTTCTAGTCAACAAAACAttagttatttttttcgttGAGTATTGAAAGTCAAATCAGGTTTAGAATTTTCAAAATAGctattaaaaacaaagttttatactgCATACAACGAATTTGATACAAAACATTGGAAtagtttttgaaaatcagCCATTGGAAATAGATActttttcataatttttctaagacaaaatggcggccaacaGTGAGTTGCTAAATTATAAGGAATATGATAGCACTACGTGACAAAAGTCCAGACACTCTTTTTGAACAACTAGAGTTGATTGTACTTTTACTCTTCACCGCCAAGAGATCAATTCCAAACACAAATACCTGTGGAAGAGGATATCAGACTGACATACAAGCCACTATTACAACCGTGCAGAAACCCAAACTCACAATTTAACTGATCAGTCTTTCTACTCAGATAACTCGAACTTCCCAGTAATTCCATTACCCTTGAAGGTTTGAGAAAACTGAGCTCCATAATGTAAGATCACTACAATAAAATAGATGGTCATACAGTATTGTACGGACTGACCTCTTTTCCCCCATCTCTGCCATAACCACTCTCGCGATATCCACCAAAACCAGCGGCAGCATCAAAGAGGTTATGCCCATTGATCCACACTGCTCCTGCCTTCATACTCAAGCCAACCTCCATTGCGAGGGATAGGTTCTCAGTCCAGACGCTTGCTCCAAGCCCAAAATTAGTGTTGTTTGCGATTGCCACGGCCTCCTTTGCTGTACGGAATGTCAATACAACAAGGACAGGGCCGAACACTTCTTCCATCACTATCTTGGAGACTGGTTGGACATTGGTGATGAGGGTAGGTGGATAGTAGCAACCACTTGGCAGAGAGGCACACTTCTGATACACCTATTGGAAAAAAAAGTGCAGTAGCAGGGTGTGGGGACTTGGGACACATCCCCAAATAATTTTGAGAGCCATGCAGTTTTAGATTTAGCTATGCTCGCTGCTATAGCTGGAAAGGATGCAAAAGGGGGTGTTATTTCAGTCAATAGATTCTTCATATACATTTTTAAAGCACAGATATGTACTTATTGAAGACACTGGTAGAAATATCTCAATATCTATTGCATCATTAAGTCCCCCCAAAATACTATAAAGGTATAAAGTTTCCTGCATGTCAGTTACCATGAAAAAAATCCTGCTCAactaaaaagttttttttttttgtattttctaattgaattgtgtttttttcacatttcatTTGCTTAGTACAGTAAAGAAATGGGATGAAAGATAATCTGTGAAGATGATCAAAATAAACCGACCTCTGCTCCCTCTGCCCTGGCTTCTTCCACCATCTTAGCCACTGATTTCTGTTGAGACGGGTCTACTATGGCTCCCATGTCGATGCTCTTGTCAAGAGGGTCTCCTAGCCGCAGGTGTGTCATCCGTTCCTTGATCTTCTTGATCATGCGCTGAGCACATGTCTCTTGGACTAGAAGCCGGGATCCTGCACTACATACCtgagaaaaataaagacaGACATTTTAAATAGCCTCTGTAAGCTACAACTTTGTATCCAAGCAAAGTACAAGCTTTCCTTCCCATTCTGGGAAGTTGTTTTAACTTTAATTGAGTTTGGTAAATTGCAAGATTTGATTTTTGGGTGGCCATTTTGAGATTTATTCTCATAAACTAATATAGGTGCTAAAAACTAAAGCCTATACCTTATGTACCATTGTAAATATGATAAGCAGGGCAGTGGCAGGCTTcgaaatatttggg
The DNA window shown above is from Nematostella vectensis chromosome 15, jaNemVect1.1, whole genome shotgun sequence and carries:
- the LOC5509874 gene encoding aldehyde dehydrogenase family 16 member A1; translated protein: MASKTQTVTVPSSSNGRAAAQPARLKKDPTISEVFASLEYGPAPEASNAVNAWLTSHGRTFGHFINGKWVKPEGRKVYESKNPATGEVLASTTQGETQDIEDAVKAARTAFQSWSKLPGHARARHLYSIARHVQKHARLIAVLESMDNGKSVRETRDCDIPNVARHLYHHAGWAQLMDTEMQGWKPVGVVGGIVPWNFPLMLLCWKVCPALAMGNTVVLKPATYTRLSALLFAEICAEAGLPPGVFNVVTGNGAFGSQLAGHPDVDKVAFTGSTEVGKLLRQLTAGSGKKLSLELGGKSPFVVFDSADLDSAVEGVVDAIWFNQGQVCSAGSRLLVQETCAQRMIKKIKERMTHLRLGDPLDKSIDMGAIVDPSQQKSVAKMVEEARAEGAEVYQKCASLPSGCYYPPTLITNVQPVSKIVMEEVFGPVLVVLTFRTAKEAVAIANNTNFGLGASVWTENLSLAMEVGLSMKAGAVWINGHNLFDAAAGFGGYRESGYGRDGGKEGLYEYVCPTWQERPRPQIGSYDVKTFGATVPKTVLNPNTYPIKAAETGSLEGHPLPSIDHTYKMYIGGAQKRPDGNYSRPILNPSGEVIAQVADGNRKDIREAVEAAHKAASGWGKRAAHNRAQIVYYLAENLEMRRAEVAARISDMTGQSLDECKAEVDASIQRLFYYGAYADKFGGTVQETPFYGATVKIHEPVGVIGIACPDECPLLAFVSLLAPAIIRGNTVVIVPSEKYPVVAADMYQVFDTSDLPAGVVNIVTGDRDHLTKYLAEHQDVQAMWYFGSAEGSKFVEYASAVNVKRTWVSYGCARKWLDSQQGQGEEFLINSVECKNMWMPMGDIFAN